One genomic window of Cellulophaga sp. Hel_I_12 includes the following:
- a CDS encoding SusD/RagB family nutrient-binding outer membrane lipoprotein — translation MNKIYNFRKRLFLGFFSILVILSCTKDFEEINTNPNAPVSIQPSLLLRQVIYDYGEQLSYEGFTAGNLLGQYTTALDFNLFDRHNLKSPQLGGNPWPIFYKNLRDNEIILNLASENQTFAVYEGPSLILKAYMTAALTDLFGDVPYSEAFKGNQGTVTPGYDTQEEIYRGANGILANLDQGISAIEQYTGSIKLEGDILFDGDLNAWIRLANSLKIKYLMRISDKIEVEDQLQEIFNAGNYIQENSQNAVFDFSDGEPNNFRLARLRIGDFNNFVLSETMEEVLQDLNDPRIATLFRPFGNSTSADYEGLLNGIDASQTAISLADYSLTGTIFRENTGQLDANFMTSMETHFLLAEAAHKGFILADAKTLYEIGVTQAFAYWGTDLPVDYLTTSAAYDSSGTNALEQIITQKWIANMINGYEGWIEYRRTGFPVLKTLSASLNDNLIPVRMPYPAEEEALNAVNYTKAASDTDGNSINVKVWWDEN, via the coding sequence ATGAATAAAATATATAATTTTAGAAAAAGATTGTTTTTAGGTTTCTTTAGTATCCTTGTGATACTATCATGCACAAAAGATTTTGAAGAAATCAACACCAACCCCAATGCGCCAGTAAGCATACAACCTAGCTTATTATTGCGCCAAGTTATTTATGACTATGGTGAACAGCTATCTTATGAAGGTTTTACTGCGGGTAATTTACTGGGGCAGTATACCACGGCCTTAGATTTTAACCTCTTTGATCGGCACAATTTAAAATCTCCACAATTAGGGGGTAATCCTTGGCCTATATTCTATAAAAATTTAAGGGATAACGAAATCATTTTAAACTTGGCCAGTGAAAATCAAACTTTTGCCGTTTATGAGGGGCCTTCCTTAATTTTGAAAGCCTATATGACGGCAGCTTTAACCGATTTGTTTGGTGATGTTCCCTACTCCGAAGCTTTTAAAGGAAACCAAGGAACGGTAACTCCTGGTTATGACACTCAAGAGGAAATTTATAGGGGAGCAAATGGCATATTGGCTAATTTAGACCAGGGGATTTCGGCCATAGAGCAATATACCGGTAGTATAAAATTAGAAGGAGATATTCTTTTTGATGGCGATTTAAATGCATGGATTCGTCTTGCGAACAGTTTAAAGATAAAGTACTTAATGCGAATTTCGGATAAAATAGAGGTAGAAGACCAACTCCAGGAAATTTTTAATGCAGGTAATTATATCCAAGAAAATTCCCAAAATGCAGTTTTTGATTTTAGTGATGGGGAACCTAATAATTTTAGGCTAGCACGTTTGCGCATTGGTGATTTTAACAATTTTGTGTTATCTGAAACGATGGAAGAAGTGTTACAAGATTTAAATGATCCAAGAATAGCCACCTTGTTTCGACCTTTTGGGAATAGTACTTCGGCTGACTATGAAGGTCTTTTAAATGGAATAGATGCGTCACAAACGGCTATTTCATTAGCTGATTATTCCTTAACAGGAACTATTTTTCGAGAAAATACCGGCCAGCTTGATGCAAATTTTATGACCAGCATGGAAACCCACTTTTTATTGGCAGAAGCTGCGCACAAAGGATTTATTCTTGCAGATGCCAAAACATTATATGAAATAGGCGTAACACAAGCCTTTGCCTATTGGGGAACTGATTTACCTGTGGATTATTTAACCACATCAGCAGCCTACGATTCTTCAGGCACAAATGCCCTAGAGCAAATTATTACTCAAAAATGGATTGCGAATATGATTAATGGCTATGAAGGCTGGATTGAGTACCGAAGAACCGGTTTTCCAGTCTTGAAAACACTATCAGCTAGTTTAAATGATAATTTAATTCCTGTTCGTATGCCCTATCCCGCAGAAGAAGAAGCCTTGAATGCTGTTAATTATACAAAAGCAGCAAGCGATACTGATGGCAATAGTATTAACGTAAAGGTGTGGTGGGATGAAAATTAG
- a CDS encoding ferredoxin--NADP reductase: MSDFHSLKVSSVQQLTPSSVAISFTIPEHLKDTFSFSAGQYITISKEINGVEVRRAYSISSVPASGKITVGIKKVAEGIFSVYANEKIKVGDILEVMEPEGRFVFEPSNSSKNVAAFAAGSGITPIMSIAETVLESHLNSTFVLVYGNQSPDELMFSKEIEALQKAYPKRFFVQKVYSRAKEEDCLFGRIEASTVNYIVKNKFNDTSFDAFYLCGPEEMIDLVSDTLQEAGTPKNKIHFELFTSSETVDTLAENLDGKTQIEIVVDDETFTFTMDKKMLVLDAVLKENIDAPYSCQGGVCSSCIARVTEGKAEMVKNQILTDSEIAEGLILTCQAHPLTASLKVNYDDV, translated from the coding sequence ATGAGCGATTTTCATTCTCTAAAAGTTTCATCAGTACAACAACTAACCCCAAGTTCCGTTGCGATTTCATTTACTATTCCTGAACACTTAAAAGATACTTTTTCTTTTAGTGCCGGACAATATATAACCATTAGCAAAGAAATTAATGGCGTTGAGGTACGCCGGGCCTACTCCATTTCTTCAGTGCCTGCCTCTGGAAAAATTACGGTAGGGATTAAAAAAGTGGCTGAGGGTATTTTTTCGGTGTATGCGAACGAAAAAATTAAAGTGGGTGATATTTTAGAAGTTATGGAACCCGAAGGGCGTTTTGTTTTTGAACCGTCTAATAGTTCAAAAAATGTAGCTGCATTTGCTGCTGGGAGTGGTATTACGCCGATTATGAGTATTGCCGAAACAGTTTTAGAAAGTCACTTAAACAGTACTTTTGTTTTAGTTTATGGCAATCAGTCTCCTGATGAGCTCATGTTTTCTAAGGAAATTGAAGCCTTACAAAAAGCATATCCAAAGCGGTTTTTTGTACAAAAAGTATACAGTAGGGCTAAAGAGGAGGACTGTTTATTTGGAAGAATTGAAGCTTCTACGGTAAATTATATTGTAAAAAATAAATTTAATGATACTTCGTTCGATGCATTTTACCTATGTGGTCCTGAAGAGATGATCGACTTGGTTTCTGACACCTTACAAGAAGCGGGTACTCCAAAAAATAAAATTCATTTTGAGTTATTTACATCTTCAGAGACTGTAGATACCTTGGCAGAAAACTTAGATGGTAAAACACAGATTGAAATCGTAGTAGATGATGAAACATTTACTTTTACCATGGATAAAAAAATGCTCGTTTTAGATGCGGTCTTAAAAGAAAATATTGATGCTCCGTACTCTTGTCAAGGAGGAGTATGTAGTAGCTGTATTGCACGTGTCACCGAAGGAAAAGCCGAAATGGTTAAAAATCAAATTTTAACTGATAGCGAAATTGCCGAGGGATTAATTTTAACCTGTCAAGCGCATCCGTTAACGGCAAGCTTAAAGGTCAATTATGATGACGTATAG
- a CDS encoding sodium:solute symporter, with protein MALSSILLSEIRGLIPALEVWGLGASGLQWALIIGSSLILFLVSPLAKNTNQFFKAEHKRKAPNGFMLMGSLVISWIFAKSITNAANLGLDYGIVGGIAYAAYYLSFAVAGIIIYKMRTQGKFTSIHHFLSSKFGRSAVAVFSILIAFRLFNEVWSNTMVIGSYFGDIGSSAYYWSILVFTFLTLAYVIKGGMSSSIFTDVVQMGLFSILLLVILEVIFNSEASVTVHEVAFSGSWTFDMGLNLLFAAVLQSLSYPFHDPVLTDRGFLSSPKTTLKSFLWAAVIGAGCIILFSIIGVYAQAKGMQGQAAVEVGKAFGVCILLVINFIMITSAASTLDSTFSSFSKLVAIDLKLGNTLKFGRWSMVVIAVLGTIPVFLNAEILSATTISGTMVIGLTPIFLFWKDKAPKISFHLSVFCGIVFGFLLVFNLFPYQLIFTSGKYADLLWINFWGILSCIILYFVPVWIKKRAI; from the coding sequence ATGGCACTAAGTTCAATCCTATTATCAGAAATTAGGGGGCTCATACCCGCTTTGGAGGTCTGGGGACTTGGAGCCAGTGGACTTCAGTGGGCCTTGATTATAGGATCAAGTTTGATTTTATTTCTTGTATCACCTTTAGCAAAAAATACCAATCAGTTTTTTAAAGCAGAGCACAAACGTAAAGCGCCCAATGGTTTTATGTTAATGGGAAGCTTAGTCATTTCCTGGATTTTTGCAAAAAGTATAACGAACGCCGCCAATTTAGGATTAGATTACGGGATTGTTGGCGGGATAGCGTACGCTGCATATTATTTATCCTTTGCTGTGGCGGGAATCATTATTTACAAAATGCGGACTCAAGGAAAATTCACCAGTATTCATCATTTTTTAAGCTCCAAATTTGGTCGAAGTGCAGTTGCTGTTTTTTCTATTTTAATTGCTTTTCGTTTATTTAATGAGGTTTGGAGTAATACGATGGTCATCGGTTCTTATTTTGGTGACATCGGTTCTAGTGCCTATTATTGGTCTATTTTGGTGTTTACCTTCTTAACCTTGGCATATGTCATAAAAGGGGGGATGAGCAGCAGTATTTTTACCGATGTCGTTCAAATGGGCTTATTTTCTATTCTATTACTCGTTATTTTAGAGGTTATTTTTAATTCAGAAGCCTCCGTTACGGTGCATGAAGTTGCTTTTTCGGGCAGTTGGACCTTTGATATGGGTTTAAATCTGCTTTTTGCCGCTGTTTTACAATCTTTAAGTTATCCTTTTCACGATCCAGTGTTAACAGATAGGGGCTTTTTGAGTAGCCCTAAAACAACCTTAAAAAGTTTCCTTTGGGCAGCTGTGATCGGGGCAGGCTGTATTATACTATTCAGTATTATTGGTGTGTATGCCCAAGCTAAAGGAATGCAAGGTCAAGCGGCCGTAGAGGTAGGAAAGGCGTTTGGCGTATGTATTCTTTTGGTCATTAATTTTATCATGATTACTTCTGCGGCCTCAACCTTGGATTCTACTTTTTCGTCTTTTTCAAAATTAGTAGCCATTGATTTGAAATTAGGAAACACGCTAAAATTTGGGCGTTGGTCTATGGTCGTTATAGCTGTTTTAGGCACCATTCCTGTTTTTTTAAATGCTGAAATTTTATCGGCAACAACCATTAGCGGAACTATGGTTATTGGTTTAACCCCAATTTTTCTATTTTGGAAGGATAAAGCACCTAAAATAAGTTTTCATTTAAGTGTTTTTTGTGGAATTGTTTTTGGATTTTTGTTAGTTTTTAATCTTTTTCCCTACCAATTAATTTTTACCAGTGGAAAATATGCTGATTTATTATGGATTAATTTTTGGGGTATTTTATCCTGTATCATCCTATATTTTGTACCTGTATGGATAAAAAAAAGAGCTATTTAG
- a CDS encoding DUF2064 domain-containing protein — MNPNQQSKTAILCFANSAQEEVKHKYLPKGRDLFNALTNNTLKTVEKTGLAYFHFTEKQQLGATFGERFSNAIQAIFEKGFQRVITVGNDTPLLKSQHIVEAVRQLESKNVVLGPSLDGGFYLLGIHKTHFNREQFIDLPWQTSSIKKTLLTLVRSYKDTQVALLANLGDIDAKEDVQRLFNFSSVLPREIVQLFIQILREFVKITTRSFLIVTDNKHFIYFNKGSPSC; from the coding sequence ATGAATCCTAATCAGCAATCTAAAACAGCAATTTTATGCTTTGCTAATTCCGCTCAGGAGGAGGTAAAGCACAAATACCTTCCTAAGGGAAGGGACTTATTTAACGCGCTAACGAACAACACCTTAAAGACCGTTGAAAAAACGGGTCTAGCTTATTTTCATTTTACGGAAAAGCAGCAACTAGGAGCCACGTTCGGTGAGCGCTTTAGTAATGCCATACAAGCAATTTTTGAAAAGGGGTTTCAACGGGTGATCACTGTTGGTAACGATACGCCACTTCTAAAATCACAACATATTGTTGAAGCTGTGCGGCAACTAGAATCTAAGAATGTGGTTTTAGGACCGTCTTTAGATGGCGGGTTTTATTTATTGGGAATTCACAAAACGCACTTCAATAGAGAACAATTTATAGACTTGCCTTGGCAAACGAGCAGTATTAAAAAAACACTTTTAACCTTGGTTAGATCGTACAAGGATACTCAGGTTGCTTTGCTTGCGAATTTAGGGGATATTGATGCTAAGGAAGATGTTCAGCGTCTTTTCAATTTTTCTTCAGTCCTTCCTCGGGAAATAGTACAACTTTTTATCCAAATACTTAGAGAATTTGTCAAGATTACGACGCGTTCTTTTTTAATTGTTACAGATAATAAGCATTTCATTTACTTCAATAAAGGTTCTCCTAGCTGCTAA
- a CDS encoding PadR family transcriptional regulator, protein MGNSKLYKGSLNTIILKLLEEQGKMYGYEITQKVKNLSKGELNITEGALYPALHKLEAEGLLDVEVEKVDNRLRKYYKLTEKGEKETVNRLAELEEFIRSMQNLVNPNWSIE, encoded by the coding sequence ATGGGAAATTCAAAACTATATAAGGGCAGTTTAAACACTATTATTTTGAAGCTTTTAGAAGAGCAAGGTAAAATGTATGGCTATGAAATAACCCAAAAAGTAAAAAACCTATCAAAAGGAGAGTTGAATATCACCGAAGGAGCACTATACCCTGCGCTTCACAAATTAGAAGCCGAAGGCTTATTAGATGTTGAGGTAGAAAAAGTAGATAATCGCCTTCGTAAATATTACAAGCTCACCGAAAAAGGAGAAAAAGAAACCGTAAACCGCTTAGCCGAATTGGAAGAATTTATCCGAAGCATGCAAAATTTGGTGAACCCTAATTGGAGTATTGAATAA
- a CDS encoding SusC/RagA family TonB-linked outer membrane protein — MNYLFTVVAICFSAMAFSQQTISGTVTDGENNPLSYVNVALKGSNKGSITNEDGNFEIVISNEGNTLIFSALGFQTKEVLVKNTQTLTIVLVESSEQLGEVVITALGVKRETKELGYVVQSIDAKEVSEVKSVNFLDNLSGKLAGVSITQGATGVGSTSKITIRGEASFSNNNPLFVVDGVPINNNSVFNFSNEAAAGFQEIDFGNGAMEVNPDDIAEVSVLKGPSAAALYGTRASNGVIVIETKNGSKSKGLGISYNTSFFVDSAFRLPDFQNQFGQGNSGQFAYVDGLGGGVNDNISYSWGPRLDQGLLIPQFDSPVTLPDGTLVRGADTALYSGLPITPTPFISHPNNLKDFYNTGSTFINNIAISSSFDQGNYRLSFTDLRSESIIPGVNLDRQTLSARLGFAPTDKLKINAAVNYINSQSDNRPSNGYGSENVNYALVGWGPRSADINSLRNYWQPGLEGLQQYSFNYTFFDNPFFTLLENTNSFNRDRVFGNIAANYQITEHLKASIRSGMDYSSEVRQLRRNFSSNRFRNGGYAEHDVLYREINTDFLLNYGQVFNDFKVDVSLGGNRLDQKAFTGQSQTTSLAQPGIFRLSNAASPIEVFEFESNKRINSFYGIAKFGYKNFLYLDVTGRNDWSSALATPFSVDNTSFFYPSVSSSFILSEVLELPRTFSFVKLRASWAQVGNDTNPYQTTGAFVAQTPFNGQPTFSNQNTIANPNLRPESTSSFEVGADLRFFGDQLRFDISYYNALTTDQIISLPIGISSGFTQQVVNGGKVRSKGLEIITGISPIISNNLRWNSTLNFSTNRATVEDLPQDGGRLTLAYSRIYDSQNQTVFLQVEEGGRVGDLYGTGYLKNENGDFILTNQGRYIPDNNLQKLGNYNPDFMLGFNNQLNYKKWDLSFLLDWQQGGIIVSRTRALGNVGGQLAETAFRPEAGIIPNGVVNVGTANAPVFEQNTLAVSAESYYRQFYDRNHEENNTYDASFLKLRQFAVGYTFDNLKVFNQSASLQLSLIGRNLFAITENPHFDPEQLSVQGQGFVGGVEDMSYATTRSIGFKAGFNF; from the coding sequence ATGAATTATTTATTTACGGTGGTTGCTATTTGCTTTTCAGCAATGGCCTTCTCACAACAAACCATTTCTGGTACCGTTACTGATGGTGAAAACAACCCCTTGTCGTATGTCAACGTAGCCTTAAAGGGAAGCAACAAAGGCAGTATTACCAACGAAGACGGAAACTTTGAGATTGTTATTTCAAATGAAGGCAATACTTTAATTTTTTCAGCACTAGGGTTTCAAACCAAAGAAGTTCTGGTAAAAAATACACAAACACTAACGATTGTGCTTGTAGAAAGTTCGGAACAATTAGGCGAAGTGGTGATTACGGCATTGGGGGTAAAACGGGAGACCAAAGAGTTGGGTTACGTAGTACAAAGTATTGATGCCAAGGAAGTTTCCGAGGTAAAATCAGTTAATTTTTTAGACAATCTCAGTGGTAAGTTAGCAGGGGTAAGCATTACTCAGGGCGCAACAGGTGTTGGTTCTACTTCAAAAATTACCATTCGTGGCGAAGCATCATTTTCAAATAATAATCCACTTTTTGTGGTGGACGGTGTACCTATAAATAATAATTCAGTTTTTAATTTTAGCAATGAAGCTGCTGCTGGCTTCCAAGAAATTGATTTTGGTAATGGCGCTATGGAAGTAAATCCCGATGATATCGCAGAAGTATCTGTCTTAAAGGGTCCTAGTGCTGCGGCACTTTACGGCACAAGAGCATCAAATGGAGTGATTGTTATCGAAACTAAAAACGGTTCAAAAAGTAAAGGCCTGGGCATTAGTTATAATACTAGTTTTTTTGTGGATAGCGCTTTTCGATTGCCAGATTTTCAAAACCAATTTGGACAAGGAAATTCAGGCCAGTTTGCTTATGTAGATGGTTTGGGTGGTGGTGTTAATGACAATATATCGTACAGTTGGGGTCCTCGATTAGATCAAGGTCTATTAATTCCTCAGTTCGATAGTCCCGTTACCTTACCCGATGGCACCCTAGTTCGCGGCGCAGACACGGCATTATATAGTGGTTTGCCGATTACACCTACACCTTTTATTTCGCATCCTAATAATCTAAAAGATTTTTACAATACTGGAAGCACTTTTATTAATAATATCGCTATTTCCTCAAGTTTTGACCAAGGAAATTACCGTCTTTCGTTTACAGATTTACGAAGTGAGTCTATTATTCCGGGCGTAAATTTAGATCGACAAACACTAAGCGCACGATTAGGATTTGCCCCTACCGATAAATTGAAGATTAACGCAGCTGTGAATTATATAAATTCTCAAAGCGACAACCGTCCAAGCAATGGTTATGGTTCTGAAAATGTAAATTATGCTTTGGTAGGTTGGGGCCCTCGCTCAGCCGACATCAATAGCCTAAGAAACTACTGGCAGCCAGGTTTAGAAGGCTTACAGCAGTATTCGTTTAACTATACTTTTTTTGACAATCCCTTTTTTACCCTACTCGAAAATACCAACTCTTTTAATCGGGATCGTGTGTTTGGAAATATTGCTGCAAACTACCAAATCACAGAGCACCTAAAAGCCAGCATACGATCAGGGATGGATTATTCCAGTGAAGTACGACAGCTACGAAGAAATTTTAGTTCTAACCGCTTTAGAAATGGAGGTTATGCGGAGCATGATGTATTGTATAGAGAAATTAATACCGATTTTCTTTTAAATTATGGTCAGGTCTTTAATGATTTTAAAGTAGATGTTTCACTCGGAGGAAACCGATTAGATCAAAAGGCCTTTACAGGACAATCGCAAACAACAAGTTTGGCGCAACCAGGTATTTTTAGATTATCAAATGCCGCTTCGCCTATTGAAGTTTTTGAGTTCGAATCGAACAAGCGCATCAACAGTTTTTATGGGATTGCCAAATTTGGCTATAAGAACTTTTTATACCTCGATGTTACCGGAAGAAACGATTGGTCAAGTGCCTTAGCGACCCCTTTCTCTGTGGATAACACTTCTTTCTTTTACCCTTCTGTTTCTTCCAGTTTTATATTGTCAGAAGTTTTGGAACTTCCCCGCACTTTTTCTTTTGTAAAGTTAAGAGCGAGTTGGGCACAGGTGGGTAATGATACTAATCCCTATCAAACAACAGGAGCTTTTGTAGCACAAACGCCTTTTAATGGCCAGCCTACCTTTAGCAATCAAAATACCATTGCGAACCCTAATTTAAGACCTGAAAGTACCTCTTCGTTTGAAGTAGGAGCAGACCTTAGGTTTTTCGGGGATCAATTGCGTTTTGATATTTCGTATTACAATGCCCTTACCACCGATCAAATTATTTCATTGCCCATTGGTATATCTTCAGGATTTACCCAACAGGTAGTTAATGGAGGAAAAGTACGTTCAAAAGGGCTAGAAATTATAACAGGAATTTCGCCTATAATTTCCAATAATTTAAGATGGAATAGCACTTTAAATTTTAGCACCAATCGGGCTACGGTTGAAGATTTACCACAAGATGGCGGGCGTTTAACCTTAGCGTATTCCAGAATTTATGACAGCCAAAACCAAACGGTATTTTTACAAGTTGAAGAGGGTGGTCGAGTAGGTGACTTGTATGGTACGGGCTATTTAAAAAATGAGAATGGAGACTTTATTTTAACCAATCAAGGGCGCTATATTCCTGACAATAATTTACAAAAATTAGGAAATTATAATCCTGATTTCATGCTGGGGTTCAACAATCAATTGAACTACAAAAAGTGGGATTTAAGCTTTCTACTCGACTGGCAACAAGGAGGTATCATAGTGTCTAGAACTAGAGCCTTGGGTAATGTTGGCGGGCAATTAGCAGAGACAGCGTTTAGACCAGAAGCAGGGATTATACCGAACGGTGTGGTTAATGTGGGTACGGCTAATGCCCCTGTTTTTGAACAAAATACGCTGGCTGTGTCTGCCGAAAGTTATTACCGGCAGTTCTACGATCGCAATCATGAAGAAAATAATACCTATGATGCGTCATTTTTAAAATTGCGTCAATTTGCTGTGGGGTATACCTTCGATAATTTAAAAGTTTTTAATCAGAGCGCCAGCTTACAGCTGTCCTTAATCGGCAGGAATCTTTTTGCTATTACAGAGAATCCACATTTTGATCCTGAGCAATTATCTGTTCAAGGCCAAGGCTTTGTTGGTGGCGTAGAAGACATGTCGTACGCAACTACCCGAAGTATCGGATTTAAAGCTGGGTTCAATTTTTAA
- a CDS encoding metallophosphoesterase, translated as MDKKKSYLGALEGKVLVFGGVYSNLQALEALLTIAQENNIAADHCICTGDIVGYCAQPEETVQLFKTWGAHSIAGNVEVQLVEGAEDCGCDFTEGSRCDGFSKLWYPYAQSRLSKDAINYMEGLPNHVAFDYVGKKVAVIHGAVENISEFIFETSSVETKLESFKDLDAEVILAGHCGLPFSQEIDKKLWINPGVIGMPANDGTSRVWYVLLEDVDGQLKYTHQYLEYDFQKAYQLMKSNHLPMEYAETLVSGLWDNMEILPEAERSLAGIPYTFNKESITINLK; from the coding sequence ATGGATAAAAAAAAGAGCTATTTAGGCGCTTTAGAAGGTAAGGTGTTGGTTTTCGGAGGCGTTTATAGCAACTTACAAGCGCTAGAGGCTTTGTTGACTATTGCTCAAGAAAATAATATTGCCGCAGATCATTGTATTTGTACTGGGGATATTGTCGGGTATTGTGCTCAACCCGAAGAAACAGTTCAGCTTTTTAAAACTTGGGGAGCCCATAGTATTGCAGGGAATGTAGAAGTTCAGTTAGTAGAAGGCGCAGAAGATTGTGGCTGTGACTTTACGGAAGGCAGTCGCTGTGACGGGTTTTCAAAATTATGGTATCCCTATGCCCAATCGCGTTTGTCGAAAGATGCCATCAACTATATGGAAGGCTTACCAAACCATGTAGCCTTTGATTACGTAGGTAAAAAAGTAGCAGTTATTCACGGTGCAGTAGAAAATATATCCGAATTTATCTTTGAAACGTCATCAGTAGAAACAAAACTTGAAAGTTTTAAAGACTTGGATGCTGAGGTGATTTTAGCAGGGCACTGTGGATTGCCTTTTTCACAAGAAATTGACAAAAAACTATGGATAAACCCAGGTGTTATAGGCATGCCAGCAAATGATGGTACCTCAAGAGTGTGGTATGTACTTTTAGAAGATGTTGATGGACAACTGAAATATACACATCAGTATTTGGAGTATGATTTTCAGAAAGCTTACCAGCTGATGAAAAGTAATCATTTGCCCATGGAGTATGCGGAAACACTAGTTTCAGGACTTTGGGATAATATGGAAATTTTACCAGAAGCAGAACGAAGCTTAGCTGGAATTCCGTATACGTTTAATAAAGAAAGCATCACAATCAATCTAAAATAA
- a CDS encoding arsenosugar biosynthesis-associated peroxidase-like protein, with translation MADSYYDPKDLRKFGKITEWSEELGTKFFDYYGKVFEEGALSAREKSLIALAVSHVVKCPYCIDAYTKDGLQKGITKEEMMEAVHVGAAIESGATLVHGVQMMNKYDKLSM, from the coding sequence ATGGCAGATTCATACTACGACCCAAAAGACCTTAGAAAATTTGGTAAAATTACCGAATGGAGCGAAGAATTAGGAACTAAATTTTTTGATTATTACGGTAAAGTCTTTGAAGAGGGCGCATTAAGTGCCAGAGAAAAATCGTTGATCGCTTTAGCCGTTTCGCATGTGGTTAAATGTCCGTATTGTATTGATGCCTATACCAAAGACGGCTTACAAAAAGGTATTACCAAAGAAGAAATGATGGAAGCTGTGCATGTAGGTGCTGCAATTGAAAGTGGGGCCACTTTAGTTCATGGCGTACAAATGATGAATAAGTATGATAAGTTATCTATGTGA
- a CDS encoding patatin-like phospholipase family protein: MNKNLNTSKSIGLVLSGGGVRGMAHIGVLQAMKEFGIEAKTISGSSVGALVGALYANGNSMEDMMRFFKETPLFKYNFLTIVKSGFIDTDRYIDIFKHYFPENSFEALEKKLYVVATNLQKGEEEFFSSGELIRPLLASAALPPVFSPVELKGNLFADGGVMNNFPTEPLLHSSDFIIGSNVSVTKELAQKDLKNSFQLTGRVTGLMIYASSKNKLVDCDVLISPNELENIGILDRKGMIKAYDIGYDHACKAFEKTMAH, encoded by the coding sequence ATGAATAAAAACTTAAACACTTCAAAAAGCATTGGCTTGGTACTTTCTGGTGGTGGGGTGCGTGGTATGGCGCATATTGGTGTACTACAAGCGATGAAAGAATTTGGTATTGAGGCAAAAACAATCTCTGGAAGTAGTGTTGGTGCCTTGGTAGGCGCTTTATACGCCAATGGCAACTCTATGGAAGATATGATGCGTTTTTTTAAAGAAACACCTCTTTTTAAATATAATTTTTTAACTATTGTAAAGTCTGGATTTATAGACACCGATCGGTATATCGATATATTTAAACACTATTTTCCTGAAAATTCTTTTGAGGCCTTAGAGAAAAAATTATATGTAGTAGCGACCAATTTGCAAAAAGGCGAAGAAGAATTTTTTTCGTCAGGTGAACTCATACGACCACTTTTGGCCTCGGCTGCTTTACCCCCAGTCTTTAGCCCTGTAGAGTTAAAAGGCAATTTATTTGCTGATGGTGGTGTCATGAATAATTTTCCGACAGAACCTTTACTACATTCCTCAGACTTTATTATCGGCAGTAATGTATCCGTGACCAAAGAATTAGCGCAAAAAGACTTAAAAAATTCATTTCAGTTAACAGGTCGCGTTACGGGTTTAATGATCTATGCTTCGTCAAAAAATAAATTAGTAGACTGTGATGTTCTTATTTCCCCTAATGAACTCGAAAACATAGGGATTCTAGATCGCAAGGGTATGATTAAAGCCTATGATATTGGTTATGATCATGCTTGTAAAGCTTTTGAAAAGACAATGGCACACTAA